A part of Myxococcus landrumus genomic DNA contains:
- a CDS encoding S1C family serine protease translates to MSDESKTRCLRCGAPDAGNVARCVCGSSLLVDVVLKEAVEDERLRFALARAIALLGAPAPAFSEARKALTTPDLPIVRGVFRAFAEKLLAVFSAHGVSAVLHPTEELAAATPPSSSRWLRVVPITALVLGGVIAGIWMARSPKLASATSAVTDLVPGGGTETAEAAKPAAPAPLSTKEIGRLASPSTLSLRCEGKTGSGFFVEPELALTNEHVVCPPGKMMTVVLPDGRQLLGETLKRDAELDIATVRVVGANARPLKLGDVTQLEPGDPLVIIGSPKGLDFTVHEGKVGFVGRQYLGTGYVQVNASVNPGNSGGPLLNGQGEVVGIVSLKIENADGLGLALPLPYASKLISFSPTPEASARWEEQLKRVARDEEREIARFKQDTGHPALLPVRNVEGLGLIALLVERFDTPPTSVKRRMELEAGGTTCTLDVEFDDWRPLSEAMNQEKDSRRLRWFISRGLTSGVHLSGARLPVESCSLPSAGTAWLKVGQGGENPERVEVSLQDVQAARDIWNRNPAGIKRWEQNRWRQRQENMRTREEAERWRSSFSKARARLARFEAERDQLKLEAASGKQVSKRQREVDSEVKLASEQLADLEKHATQQNVPSEWRQ, encoded by the coding sequence ATGTCGGACGAGAGCAAGACGAGGTGCCTCCGGTGCGGCGCGCCGGATGCGGGGAACGTGGCGAGGTGTGTCTGTGGCTCCAGCCTGCTGGTCGACGTGGTGCTGAAAGAGGCCGTGGAGGATGAGCGACTGCGCTTCGCGCTCGCCCGAGCCATCGCCCTGCTCGGCGCTCCCGCCCCCGCGTTCTCCGAGGCGCGCAAGGCGCTGACCACTCCGGACCTCCCCATCGTTCGAGGTGTCTTCCGCGCCTTCGCCGAGAAGCTCCTCGCCGTGTTCTCCGCCCATGGCGTGAGCGCGGTCCTCCACCCCACCGAGGAACTCGCAGCCGCCACCCCGCCCTCCAGCTCGCGCTGGCTCCGCGTGGTGCCCATCACCGCGCTCGTCCTCGGAGGTGTCATCGCGGGCATCTGGATGGCCCGCTCACCGAAGCTCGCGAGCGCGACCTCGGCCGTCACGGACCTGGTCCCCGGCGGCGGCACCGAAACCGCCGAGGCCGCGAAGCCCGCCGCGCCCGCGCCTCTCTCCACGAAGGAGATTGGCCGCCTCGCCTCCCCCAGCACCCTCAGCTTGAGGTGCGAGGGAAAGACGGGCTCTGGCTTCTTCGTGGAGCCCGAGCTGGCGCTGACCAACGAGCACGTGGTGTGCCCGCCGGGCAAGATGATGACGGTGGTGCTCCCGGATGGCCGCCAGTTGCTCGGCGAGACGCTGAAGCGAGACGCGGAGCTGGACATCGCCACCGTCCGCGTCGTGGGCGCCAACGCGCGCCCCTTGAAGCTGGGCGACGTCACCCAACTGGAACCCGGGGACCCGCTGGTCATCATCGGCAGCCCCAAGGGGTTGGACTTCACCGTCCACGAGGGGAAGGTGGGCTTCGTGGGCCGGCAGTACCTGGGCACGGGCTACGTGCAGGTCAACGCCTCGGTCAACCCGGGCAACAGCGGCGGTCCCCTGCTCAATGGCCAGGGCGAAGTCGTGGGCATCGTCTCGCTCAAGATTGAAAACGCGGATGGCCTGGGGCTCGCGCTCCCACTCCCCTATGCCAGCAAGCTCATCTCCTTCTCGCCCACCCCCGAGGCCAGCGCCCGCTGGGAGGAGCAGCTCAAGCGCGTGGCCCGGGATGAGGAGCGGGAGATTGCGCGCTTCAAGCAGGACACGGGACACCCCGCGCTCCTCCCTGTCCGCAACGTCGAGGGACTGGGGCTCATCGCCCTGCTGGTCGAGCGCTTCGACACGCCCCCCACCAGCGTGAAGCGCCGCATGGAGTTGGAGGCCGGTGGCACGACCTGCACGCTCGACGTGGAGTTCGACGACTGGCGCCCCTTGAGCGAGGCCATGAACCAGGAGAAGGACTCGCGCCGCTTGCGCTGGTTCATCTCCCGTGGACTCACCTCGGGCGTCCACCTGAGTGGCGCGCGCCTGCCCGTCGAGAGCTGCTCGCTTCCCTCGGCGGGGACCGCATGGCTGAAGGTGGGCCAGGGCGGGGAGAACCCCGAGCGCGTCGAAGTCTCACTCCAGGACGTCCAGGCCGCGCGCGACATCTGGAACCGCAACCCCGCGGGCATCAAGCGCTGGGAGCAGAACCGCTGGCGGCAACGTCAGGAGAACATGCGCACGCGTGAGGAGGCGGAGCGATGGCGCTCGTCCTTCAGCAAGGCGCGGGCACGGCTCGCCCGCTTCGAGGCGGAGCGTGACCAACTGAAGCTGGAGGCGGCCTCCGGCAAACAGGTGTCGAAGCGCCAGCGCGAGGTCGACTCCGAGGTGAAGCTCGCGAGTGAACAACTCGCGGACCTCGAGAAGCATGCCACCCAGCAGAACGTCCCCTCGGAGTGGCGTCAGTAG
- a CDS encoding M48 family metallopeptidase encodes MQRILSAVWSLALLMGVTTGCTQQRVQAEKALAKTFVTDEQEEEIGKQVKQELEQKEKIKYVQDPAVVEYVRTLSAPIIRQATKDRPGVKWKINVIDDPKMVNAFATPGGYLYVYTGLILASDTEAELAGVMAHEAGHVVGRHSARAMVNQMGLQTVTQLALGQNPGAAAQVAAQLVGGGAMLAHSRSEETEADEYGARYSSGAGYDPRGLITFFEKLQAMQGQSPGIMKWLSTHPTNQDRIADLQKFIAQKNLRGSNNSPGQLPAIKQKLGGR; translated from the coding sequence ATGCAGCGGATTCTCTCGGCGGTTTGGAGCCTCGCCCTCCTCATGGGTGTGACGACGGGCTGCACCCAGCAGCGCGTCCAGGCGGAGAAGGCTCTCGCGAAGACCTTCGTCACGGATGAGCAGGAAGAGGAGATCGGCAAGCAGGTGAAGCAGGAGTTGGAGCAGAAGGAGAAGATCAAGTACGTGCAGGACCCGGCGGTCGTCGAGTACGTGCGCACGCTCTCCGCCCCCATCATCCGGCAGGCCACCAAGGACCGGCCTGGGGTGAAGTGGAAGATCAACGTCATCGACGACCCAAAGATGGTGAACGCGTTCGCCACGCCGGGTGGCTACCTGTACGTGTACACGGGCCTCATCCTGGCGTCGGACACGGAGGCGGAGCTGGCGGGGGTCATGGCGCACGAGGCGGGACACGTCGTCGGCCGTCACTCGGCGCGGGCGATGGTGAACCAGATGGGCCTGCAGACCGTCACGCAGCTCGCGCTGGGGCAGAACCCCGGAGCGGCCGCGCAGGTCGCCGCGCAGCTCGTCGGCGGCGGCGCCATGCTCGCGCACAGCCGCAGCGAGGAGACGGAGGCGGATGAGTATGGCGCACGCTATTCGTCCGGTGCGGGCTATGACCCGCGGGGGCTCATCACCTTCTTCGAGAAGCTCCAGGCGATGCAGGGTCAGTCGCCGGGCATCATGAAGTGGCTCAGCACCCACCCGACCAACCAGGACCGCATCGCGGACCTCCAGAAGTTCATCGCCCAGAAGAACCTGCGCGGCTCGAACAACAGCCCCGGACAGCTTCCGGCCATCAAGCAGAAGCTGGGCGGACGCTGA
- the ku gene encoding non-homologous end joining protein Ku encodes MSRPVWVGSLSFGPLTLPVRLHGAVASRQARFHLLHDADGARIQNKRVCSADGEEVSLDHVVRGYTLPDGRHVTVTRGELEALDPVASRVIAIEDFVDPAQVDSLLFDTSYHLVPAPGAEHAYTVLTAALQESGRVGVGRLVLYQKGHLCLVRPHGQGLVLTTLHAMEEVVPRESLSELAMAGTPIDSGELDATLRLIASRSVDFDPGRHPDVHREQVMAFLERRARAHPRVQKPPRMRVVAAEALLGVLEKGLEALRSGPAAPSSEGSLRVRPPLAAREARAKDTPPEPSRERSDDDGDAPSSS; translated from the coding sequence ATGTCGCGTCCAGTCTGGGTGGGGTCGCTGAGCTTCGGACCGCTGACGCTCCCGGTGCGTCTCCACGGCGCCGTGGCCTCCCGGCAGGCGCGATTCCACCTGCTCCACGACGCGGACGGCGCTCGCATCCAGAACAAGCGGGTGTGCTCGGCCGATGGCGAGGAGGTCTCCCTGGACCACGTGGTGCGGGGATACACGCTGCCGGACGGACGGCATGTCACGGTGACGCGCGGAGAGCTGGAGGCGCTGGACCCCGTGGCCAGCCGGGTCATCGCGATCGAGGACTTCGTCGACCCGGCGCAGGTGGACTCGCTGCTGTTCGACACGTCCTACCACCTGGTCCCCGCCCCGGGCGCGGAGCACGCATACACGGTGCTGACGGCGGCGCTCCAGGAGTCGGGCCGGGTGGGCGTGGGGCGGCTGGTGCTGTACCAGAAGGGACACCTGTGTCTGGTGCGGCCTCATGGACAGGGGCTCGTGCTGACCACCCTGCATGCGATGGAGGAAGTGGTGCCGCGGGAGTCGCTCTCAGAGCTGGCCATGGCGGGGACTCCCATCGACTCCGGCGAGCTGGACGCCACGCTGCGCCTCATCGCGTCGCGCTCCGTCGACTTCGACCCTGGCCGCCATCCCGATGTCCACCGCGAACAGGTGATGGCGTTCCTGGAGCGCCGGGCCCGCGCCCATCCTCGCGTGCAGAAGCCTCCGCGCATGCGGGTGGTGGCGGCGGAGGCGCTGCTGGGAGTGCTCGAGAAGGGGCTGGAGGCGCTCCGTTCGGGACCGGCGGCTCCCTCCTCGGAAGGCTCCCTGCGGGTGCGACCCCCGCTGGCGGCCCGTGAGGCCCGCGCGAAGGACACCCCGCCAGAGCCGTCCCGCGAACGGTCGGACGATGATGGAGACGCGCCTTCTTCGTCCTGA
- the mutM gene encoding bifunctional DNA-formamidopyrimidine glycosylase/DNA-(apurinic or apyrimidinic site) lyase yields MPELPEVEIARRNLVRWFDGHRLVRAEADDTRIFRGAERAEFTRIRGRLTSLVRRGKYLLFAFEDGHGVLGHLGMTGKFVRRKEGDEVRFSRARFHLDDGHVLHFADARMFGRMEPAPAASLRSLDVVKALGRDPLADGLTAGQLAEAVGTSKQDLKVALMDQGRIAGLGNIHAAEALFRAHLHPARKPSTLTPDDWKRLVQAIRESIDFGLEEQEGEEPVYLEEGGSENPFLVYGRGDGPCSRCGSTVESFPQAGRTTYACPKCQPRGRVGK; encoded by the coding sequence ATGCCTGAGTTACCCGAAGTGGAAATCGCTCGGCGCAACCTGGTGCGCTGGTTCGATGGACATCGGCTCGTGCGCGCGGAGGCGGATGACACCCGCATCTTCCGTGGCGCGGAGCGCGCCGAGTTCACGCGGATCCGCGGCCGGCTGACGTCGCTCGTCCGCAGGGGCAAGTATCTCCTCTTCGCTTTCGAGGACGGCCACGGCGTCCTGGGCCACCTGGGGATGACGGGCAAGTTCGTCCGCCGCAAGGAAGGGGACGAGGTGCGCTTCAGTCGCGCCCGGTTCCACCTGGACGACGGCCACGTGCTCCACTTCGCGGATGCCCGGATGTTCGGACGGATGGAGCCCGCGCCCGCCGCGAGCCTGCGCTCCCTGGATGTGGTGAAGGCCCTGGGGCGAGACCCGCTGGCGGATGGCCTCACCGCGGGACAGCTCGCCGAGGCCGTGGGGACCTCGAAGCAGGACCTCAAGGTGGCCCTGATGGACCAGGGGCGCATCGCCGGCCTGGGCAACATCCACGCCGCGGAGGCGCTGTTCCGCGCCCACCTCCACCCCGCCCGGAAGCCCTCCACCCTTACTCCGGATGACTGGAAGCGTCTGGTGCAGGCCATCCGCGAGAGCATCGACTTCGGCCTCGAGGAGCAGGAGGGGGAGGAGCCCGTGTACCTGGAGGAGGGGGGCTCCGAGAATCCGTTCCTGGTGTATGGCAGGGGGGACGGCCCATGCTCCCGGTGCGGCTCCACCGTGGAGTCCTTCCCCCAGGCCGGACGCACCACTTATGCCTGTCCCAAGTGCCAACCCCGGGGGAGGGTCGGGAAATGA
- a CDS encoding TIGR04551 family protein → MSHVLLAALLVASSTAAAQAPAGSTPPPAPATESAPAPAPATSAESPAATPAQPAAAQPPATEGEAVTRDDLEATKQELRGEIRAEAAKQSLNGEEWSEEYPEEQRKLEIFSLDGYFRLRPTLFYKFDLGRPVGVPEIFPRSPRAGDRTQAFATMRLRLDPTFNVSEQVRVKLQVDGLDNMVMGSSPDTLYPGQQRNLFTIFSEDQESLGDTLSDSIKLRRAYGEVNTPVGILRFGRMGSQWGLGMLRNDGNCFDCDYGDTVDRIQFVTEPFAGWYITPMLDFNAEGTVDKKEAQGEPIDLTNADDAHSWVLAIARRDTDAQIRSKLENNQGVLQYGLHFAWRTQRYQDTLDANGNPSGFIPRDASLYIPDFWLRYEERNWRVEFELAAVLGKIGNRALIPGETSFNQSLDVTQFGGVAQGEVKFLDQKLSLNLELGFASGDKAPGFGNYPGRKNGPNSDRFYPERGDVEGPQYRCDSGGCSDKDIRNFRFNRDYRVDLILWRELIGGITDAFYVRPSAKYSVAPGIDLWGRIIYSQAIYSESTPSSLNKSLGLELNAGVDYASEDGFIAGVAYGILFPMSGLEAFNLDPQVDLQTPHTVRGWLGIKF, encoded by the coding sequence ATGTCTCACGTCCTGCTGGCGGCGCTGCTCGTCGCTTCCTCCACGGCCGCCGCCCAGGCGCCTGCCGGGAGCACGCCGCCGCCCGCTCCCGCCACGGAGTCCGCGCCGGCGCCCGCGCCCGCCACCTCCGCCGAGTCTCCAGCCGCCACCCCCGCGCAGCCCGCCGCCGCCCAGCCCCCCGCCACCGAGGGCGAAGCCGTCACCCGTGACGACCTGGAGGCCACCAAGCAGGAGCTGCGCGGAGAGATTCGCGCGGAGGCCGCCAAGCAGTCCCTCAACGGCGAGGAGTGGAGCGAGGAGTACCCCGAGGAGCAGCGCAAGCTGGAGATCTTCTCCCTCGACGGCTACTTCCGCCTGCGCCCCACGCTCTTCTACAAGTTCGACCTGGGCCGGCCGGTGGGTGTGCCGGAGATCTTCCCGCGCTCGCCTCGCGCTGGTGACCGCACCCAGGCCTTCGCCACCATGCGCCTGCGCCTGGACCCCACGTTCAACGTGTCCGAGCAGGTCCGCGTCAAGCTGCAGGTGGACGGCCTGGACAACATGGTCATGGGCTCCTCGCCGGACACGCTCTACCCGGGCCAGCAGCGCAACCTCTTCACCATCTTCTCCGAGGACCAGGAGTCGCTGGGTGACACGCTGTCGGACTCCATCAAGCTGCGCCGCGCCTACGGCGAGGTGAACACCCCGGTGGGCATCCTGCGCTTCGGCCGCATGGGCAGCCAGTGGGGCCTGGGCATGCTGCGCAACGACGGCAACTGCTTCGACTGCGACTACGGCGACACCGTGGACCGCATCCAGTTCGTCACCGAGCCGTTCGCCGGCTGGTACATCACGCCGATGCTGGACTTCAACGCGGAGGGCACCGTCGACAAGAAGGAAGCCCAGGGCGAGCCCATCGACCTGACGAACGCGGATGACGCCCACAGCTGGGTGCTGGCCATCGCCCGCCGCGACACCGACGCGCAGATTCGCTCCAAGCTGGAGAACAACCAGGGCGTGCTCCAGTACGGCCTGCACTTCGCCTGGCGCACGCAGCGCTACCAGGACACGCTGGACGCCAACGGCAACCCGAGCGGCTTCATCCCCCGCGACGCGTCGCTGTACATCCCGGACTTCTGGCTGCGCTACGAGGAGCGCAACTGGCGGGTGGAGTTCGAGCTCGCCGCGGTGCTCGGCAAGATTGGCAACCGCGCGCTCATCCCCGGCGAGACGTCGTTCAACCAGAGCCTGGATGTGACGCAGTTCGGCGGCGTGGCCCAGGGTGAGGTGAAGTTCCTGGACCAGAAGCTGTCGCTGAACCTGGAGCTGGGCTTCGCCTCGGGTGACAAGGCGCCGGGCTTCGGCAACTACCCGGGCCGGAAGAATGGCCCGAACTCGGACCGCTTCTACCCCGAGCGCGGTGACGTGGAAGGCCCCCAGTACCGCTGCGACAGCGGTGGCTGCTCCGACAAGGACATCCGCAACTTCCGCTTCAACCGCGACTACCGCGTCGACCTCATCCTGTGGCGTGAGCTGATTGGCGGCATCACCGACGCGTTCTACGTGCGTCCGTCCGCGAAGTACTCGGTGGCGCCGGGCATCGACCTGTGGGGCCGCATCATCTACTCGCAGGCCATCTACTCCGAGTCGACGCCGTCCTCGCTCAACAAGTCCCTGGGCCTCGAGCTGAACGCGGGCGTGGACTACGCCTCCGAGGACGGCTTCATCGCGGGCGTCGCGTACGGCATCCTCTTCCCGATGTCGGGCCTGGAGGCGTTCAACCTGGATCCCCAGGTCGACCTGCAGACGCCGCACACCGTGCGCGGCTGGCTGGGCATCAAGTTCTAG
- the lysA gene encoding diaminopimelate decarboxylase codes for MSSFAFRKGVLHAEKVPLPAIADAVGTPTYVYSTDALTRHFLAVSEAFAEARPLVCYSVKANSNLAILKLFAGLGGGFDIVSGGELARVKHAGGDPAKTVFAGVGKTAEEMEAALAAGILLFNVESAEELEALDAVGRRLGLRAPFALRVNPEVDARTHRYIATGLKTSKFGVPFEEAVALYARSRKMKGVRAAGLDCHIGSQLTQSAPLRAALTKVAGLYQALKSQKHALEYLDVGGGLGITYVDETPPSAAEYARVVRETTKDTGARLVLEPGRSLVGNAGVLLTRVLYRKQTPARRFAVVDAGMNDLLRPALYEAHHGFVPLVKRRGGKAVEVDVVGPVCESTDVLAKARSLVLPQAGELYAFLSAGAYGMSMASNYNSRPRPAEVLVDGEAWRVVRERERTEDLWRGERA; via the coding sequence GTGAGTTCATTCGCCTTTCGCAAGGGCGTGCTGCACGCGGAGAAGGTTCCGCTGCCCGCCATCGCCGACGCGGTGGGCACGCCCACCTATGTCTATTCCACCGACGCCCTGACGCGGCACTTCCTCGCCGTGTCAGAGGCCTTCGCCGAGGCACGGCCCCTGGTCTGCTACTCGGTGAAGGCCAACTCCAACCTGGCCATCCTCAAGCTGTTCGCGGGGCTGGGCGGAGGCTTCGACATCGTCTCTGGCGGAGAGCTGGCCCGCGTGAAGCACGCGGGAGGCGACCCGGCGAAGACGGTGTTCGCGGGGGTGGGCAAGACGGCGGAGGAGATGGAGGCCGCGCTCGCCGCTGGCATCCTGTTGTTCAACGTGGAGAGCGCCGAGGAGCTGGAGGCGCTGGACGCGGTGGGCCGTCGCCTGGGCCTGCGCGCGCCGTTCGCGTTGCGGGTCAACCCAGAGGTGGATGCGCGCACGCACCGCTACATCGCCACGGGCCTGAAGACGTCCAAGTTCGGCGTGCCCTTCGAGGAGGCGGTGGCGCTGTACGCGCGCTCGCGGAAGATGAAGGGCGTGCGGGCCGCGGGGCTGGACTGCCACATCGGCTCGCAGCTCACGCAGAGCGCGCCCCTTCGCGCGGCGCTCACGAAGGTCGCGGGGCTGTACCAGGCGCTCAAGTCCCAGAAGCACGCGCTGGAGTACCTGGACGTGGGTGGGGGCCTGGGAATCACGTACGTGGACGAGACGCCCCCTTCCGCCGCCGAGTACGCCCGCGTGGTGCGCGAGACGACGAAGGACACGGGCGCGCGCCTGGTGCTGGAGCCGGGACGTTCACTGGTGGGCAACGCGGGCGTGCTGCTCACGCGCGTGCTGTACCGCAAGCAGACACCCGCGCGGCGCTTCGCCGTCGTGGATGCGGGGATGAACGACCTCCTGCGTCCGGCGCTCTACGAGGCCCACCACGGCTTCGTCCCGCTGGTGAAGCGGCGAGGCGGCAAGGCGGTGGAGGTGGACGTCGTGGGGCCGGTGTGTGAGTCCACCGATGTGCTGGCCAAGGCCCGCTCCCTGGTCCTCCCCCAAGCGGGCGAGCTGTATGCCTTTCTCAGCGCGGGGGCCTACGGGATGAGCATGGCCTCCAACTACAACTCCCGTCCTCGCCCGGCCGAGGTGCTGGTGGACGGCGAGGCGTGGCGGGTGGTTCGGGAGCGGGAGCGCACCGAGGATCTCTGGCGCGGCGAGCGGGCCTGA
- the dapA gene encoding 4-hydroxy-tetrahydrodipicolinate synthase: MMTFEGSMTALATPFRNGALDESAFRALVRQQIEGGTSVLVPMGTTGESVTMTADERARAVRVVVDEAQGRVKVVGGAGSNNTAEVIESVARVRDAGADGSLIVTPYYNKPTQAGMVEHFRAVARAHPGFPIIAYNVPGRTGVDLLPETMLRLCDIPEVVAIKEATGNMARAVDLLEKCGDRLTLLSGDDFTVLPFIACGGKGVISVSSNLAPRMMADLVALARAGDMAKARELQVKMNNLHRLLFIESSPIPVKWGLHLLGLFGPEVRLPLVPMTEPQAAKLGEELRLLGLLKR; the protein is encoded by the coding sequence ATGATGACCTTCGAAGGCTCGATGACGGCGCTGGCCACCCCGTTCCGGAATGGCGCGCTGGATGAGTCGGCGTTCCGGGCGCTGGTTCGCCAGCAAATCGAGGGCGGAACCAGCGTGCTGGTTCCCATGGGCACCACGGGCGAGTCCGTCACCATGACGGCGGACGAGCGGGCCCGCGCGGTGCGCGTGGTGGTGGACGAGGCCCAAGGCCGCGTGAAGGTGGTGGGCGGCGCGGGCTCCAACAACACCGCGGAGGTCATCGAGAGCGTGGCGCGCGTGCGCGACGCCGGAGCGGATGGCTCGCTCATCGTCACGCCGTACTACAACAAGCCCACGCAGGCGGGGATGGTGGAGCACTTCCGCGCGGTGGCGCGTGCTCATCCGGGCTTCCCCATCATCGCGTACAACGTTCCGGGCCGCACGGGTGTGGACCTGCTGCCGGAGACGATGCTGCGCCTGTGTGACATCCCGGAGGTGGTGGCCATCAAGGAGGCCACCGGCAACATGGCTCGCGCCGTGGACCTCCTGGAGAAGTGCGGCGACCGGCTGACGCTGCTGTCCGGCGACGACTTCACGGTGCTGCCCTTCATCGCGTGTGGCGGCAAGGGCGTCATCTCCGTCTCGTCCAACCTGGCGCCCCGGATGATGGCGGACCTGGTGGCGCTGGCGCGCGCGGGTGACATGGCCAAGGCGCGCGAGCTCCAGGTGAAGATGAACAACCTGCACCGGCTGCTCTTCATCGAGTCCAGCCCCATCCCCGTGAAGTGGGGATTGCACCTCTTGGGTCTCTTCGGGCCGGAGGTGCGGCTGCCGCTGGTGCCCATGACGGAGCCCCAGGCGGCGAAGCTGGGCGAGGAGCTGCGGCTCCTGGGACTCCTGAAGCGCTGA